One Glutamicibacter halophytocola DNA segment encodes these proteins:
- a CDS encoding DUF6318 family protein, with protein sequence MYIIAVIAFAVALTACDSTPSDIPTTSVTTTSRTESPPTKPESPSKSASQKSPSPIPASAEGPAKYVKVPKLPQQARKNSQEGAASFANFYYELVNYTIDTSDAKEIKKYTTRECEVCGNSIIDPADRAKKQGKWQVGGKHHPIILDSYISGKNLAIVTVEYTADAIKSYVEPNKPLSSNPGLDATKVSLGLEFDDGWKVYRIIGVD encoded by the coding sequence ATGTACATAATCGCAGTAATTGCATTCGCTGTCGCTCTAACGGCCTGCGATTCGACGCCCTCAGACATACCGACAACTAGTGTCACCACAACGTCTCGTACGGAGAGCCCTCCCACTAAACCTGAGAGCCCCAGCAAATCCGCGAGTCAGAAGTCACCTTCACCCATTCCAGCTTCCGCTGAAGGACCAGCAAAGTACGTGAAAGTTCCTAAATTGCCTCAGCAAGCGAGAAAAAACTCTCAAGAGGGAGCCGCTTCATTTGCGAATTTTTACTATGAACTAGTCAACTACACTATCGACACTAGTGATGCGAAAGAAATAAAGAAATATACAACACGTGAATGCGAAGTTTGCGGAAATTCAATAATTGACCCTGCCGACAGGGCAAAGAAACAAGGTAAATGGCAAGTTGGAGGTAAGCACCATCCCATAATTCTAGATTCCTACATTTCGGGTAAAAACTTAGCTATCGTAACAGTCGAATACACCGCCGACGCCATCAAATCTTATGTCGAGCCAAACAAGCCGTTGTCTTCAAACCCCGGCCTAGATGCCACCAAGGTCAGTCTCGGATTGGAATTTGACGATGGTTGGAAAGTCTACAGAATCATCGGAGTCGATTAA
- the trpB gene encoding tryptophan synthase subunit beta: MSTPENSAHGQSIDAQSLRHASGPYFGAYGGRWMPESLMAAMDELNETFEAAKKDPEFVAQIKDLNKNYSGRPSLLTEAKRFSQQYCGGVRIFLKREDLNHTGSHKINNVLGQALLAKRMGKTRIIAETGAGQHGVASATAAALMGLECVVYMGAEDTRRQALNVARMRLLGATVIPVTVGSQTLKDAINEALRDWVANVENTHYLLGTAAGGAPFPAMVRYFHEVIGDEAREQILAQAGRLPDAVTACIGGGSNAIGIFHGFLDDPEVEIYGFEAGGDGVDTDRHAATITLGRPGVLHGAKSYLMQDDDGQTIESHSISAGLDYPGVGPEHAYLADIGRVSYEPVTDTEAMDAFKALCRTEGILPAIESAHALAGTIRLAQRKIAEGVVPQETIIIANLSGRGDKDVGTAAAWFNMIDEKDAEAEINAANSQNSEEK; this comes from the coding sequence ATGAGCACCCCGGAGAATTCCGCGCACGGCCAGTCGATCGATGCACAGTCGCTAAGGCACGCCAGTGGCCCCTATTTTGGCGCCTACGGCGGACGATGGATGCCCGAGTCCCTCATGGCCGCCATGGACGAGCTGAACGAGACCTTCGAAGCGGCCAAGAAGGACCCCGAGTTCGTCGCCCAGATCAAGGACCTGAACAAGAACTATTCGGGACGCCCTTCGCTGCTCACCGAGGCCAAGCGCTTCTCGCAGCAGTACTGCGGCGGGGTGCGGATCTTCCTCAAGCGCGAAGACTTGAACCACACCGGCAGCCACAAGATCAACAACGTGCTCGGCCAGGCATTGCTGGCCAAGCGCATGGGCAAGACCCGCATCATCGCTGAAACCGGTGCTGGCCAGCACGGTGTGGCTTCGGCGACCGCCGCGGCCCTGATGGGCCTGGAATGCGTGGTCTACATGGGCGCCGAGGATACCCGCCGGCAGGCGCTGAACGTGGCCCGGATGCGGCTGCTCGGCGCCACCGTCATCCCGGTAACCGTCGGCTCCCAGACGCTGAAGGACGCCATCAACGAAGCCCTGCGCGACTGGGTGGCGAATGTGGAGAACACCCACTACCTGCTGGGCACCGCCGCCGGCGGCGCTCCTTTCCCGGCCATGGTGCGCTACTTCCACGAGGTGATCGGCGACGAGGCCCGCGAGCAGATCCTGGCCCAGGCCGGGCGCCTGCCCGACGCGGTCACCGCCTGCATCGGCGGCGGATCGAACGCGATCGGCATCTTCCACGGTTTCCTCGATGACCCAGAGGTCGAGATCTACGGCTTCGAAGCCGGCGGCGACGGCGTGGACACCGACCGCCACGCCGCCACCATCACCCTGGGCCGCCCGGGCGTGCTGCACGGCGCGAAGTCCTACCTGATGCAGGACGACGACGGCCAGACCATCGAGTCGCACTCCATTTCCGCCGGGCTGGACTACCCGGGCGTCGGCCCGGAGCACGCCTACCTGGCCGACATCGGCCGCGTCAGCTACGAACCGGTCACCGACACCGAGGCCATGGATGCGTTCAAGGCGCTGTGCCGCACCGAGGGCATCCTGCCGGCGATCGAGTCCGCGCACGCCCTGGCTGGCACCATCCGCCTGGCCCAGCGCAAGATCGCCGAGGGCGTCGTGCCGCAGGAGACCATCATCATCGCGAACCTCTCGGGCCGCGGGGACAAGGACGTGGGCACCGCCGCCGCCTGGTTCAACATGATCGACGAAAAAGATGCCGAAGCCGAAATCAACGCGGCCAACTCGCAGAACTCCGAGGAGAAGTAG
- a CDS encoding HGxxPAAW family protein → MSQNTEIDPVYAEEIGHGNSIAAWSCVLIMTVGFIVGGIAFANLAWSIVWVGCGIVVLGLVVGAILKAAGFGVGGARSGASH, encoded by the coding sequence ATGTCGCAGAACACCGAGATCGATCCGGTATACGCCGAAGAGATTGGCCACGGTAACTCCATCGCAGCCTGGAGCTGCGTGCTGATCATGACCGTAGGTTTCATCGTCGGCGGCATCGCTTTCGCGAACCTGGCCTGGTCCATCGTCTGGGTCGGCTGCGGCATTGTCGTTCTTGGCCTGGTCGTTGGCGCCATCCTGAAAGCCGCCGGCTTTGGCGTCGGTGGCGCACGCAGTGGAGCATCGCACTAA
- a CDS encoding anthranilate synthase component I, protein MKTLGKISPSREHFATLAADRRVIPVTITVLADSLTPIGLYRTLAQGRPGTFLMESAAPGGVWSRYSFVGVNSPATLSTRGGEAYWQGHAPEGLPDGGIGVEVLRDTVRALKTEPVPGMPPLTGGMVGFVGWECVRHWEKLPNPPLDDLNLPELSMNLVADMAAHDSVEGTVTLIANAINFNGSDENVDEAYDDAVARLQAMLDQLAQPVEATASVLSGTDVPREKLMDEVTHSWAENEYLEALAKSKTAIVDGEVFQIVVSRRFELETQADALDVYRVLRATNPSPYMYLFNFVNEVGEAFEIVGSSPEALVTVNDSHVVTHPIAGSRPRGANYEDDQLFEKSLVNDEKERAEHLMLVDLSRNDLSRVCQAGTVEVTQFMEVEHFSHIMHLVSNVVGKTRDDVDAYDVLAATFPAGTLSGAPKPRALQLLDEYEPYRRGIYGGVVGYLDFAGDMDMAIAIRSALLKGGRAYVQAGGGIVNDSKFADEALETVNKAAAPLRAVWAAQSMHAAHTINTELGERK, encoded by the coding sequence ATGAAAACTCTCGGCAAGATTTCCCCATCGCGCGAGCACTTCGCCACCTTGGCGGCCGATCGCCGCGTCATCCCGGTAACGATCACGGTCCTCGCCGACTCGCTGACGCCCATCGGGCTCTACCGGACTTTGGCCCAAGGGCGCCCCGGCACCTTCTTGATGGAATCGGCAGCCCCGGGCGGGGTGTGGAGCCGCTACTCGTTTGTCGGCGTGAATTCGCCGGCCACCTTGAGCACCCGCGGGGGAGAAGCCTACTGGCAGGGGCACGCGCCCGAAGGCCTGCCCGATGGCGGCATCGGCGTCGAGGTGCTGCGCGATACCGTGCGCGCTTTGAAGACCGAGCCGGTGCCGGGCATGCCTCCGCTGACCGGCGGCATGGTCGGGTTCGTCGGCTGGGAATGCGTGCGCCACTGGGAAAAGCTGCCAAATCCGCCGTTGGATGACCTGAACTTGCCAGAGCTGAGCATGAATCTGGTTGCCGATATGGCGGCCCATGATTCGGTCGAGGGCACGGTGACGCTGATCGCCAACGCCATTAATTTCAACGGCAGCGACGAGAACGTCGATGAAGCCTACGACGACGCGGTGGCGCGCTTGCAGGCGATGCTCGACCAATTGGCCCAGCCCGTGGAAGCCACCGCCTCGGTGCTTTCCGGAACCGACGTTCCGCGCGAAAAGCTCATGGACGAAGTCACCCATTCGTGGGCGGAAAACGAGTACCTTGAGGCGCTGGCCAAGTCCAAGACCGCGATCGTGGACGGCGAGGTGTTCCAGATCGTGGTCTCCCGGCGCTTCGAATTGGAGACCCAGGCCGACGCGCTGGATGTCTACCGGGTGCTGCGTGCCACCAACCCGAGCCCGTACATGTACCTGTTCAACTTCGTCAACGAAGTTGGCGAGGCCTTTGAGATCGTCGGCTCCTCGCCCGAAGCGCTGGTGACGGTCAACGATTCGCATGTGGTCACCCACCCGATCGCCGGTTCCCGTCCGCGTGGCGCGAACTACGAGGATGACCAGCTCTTCGAGAAGTCGCTGGTGAATGACGAGAAGGAACGGGCCGAGCACCTGATGCTGGTCGATTTGTCACGCAACGACCTGTCCCGGGTCTGCCAAGCGGGCACCGTGGAGGTCACCCAGTTCATGGAAGTCGAGCACTTCAGCCACATCATGCACCTGGTGTCCAATGTCGTGGGCAAGACCCGCGATGATGTTGACGCCTACGACGTGCTGGCCGCGACCTTCCCGGCAGGCACGCTCTCCGGTGCGCCGAAGCCGCGCGCCCTGCAGCTGCTCGACGAATATGAGCCGTACCGCCGTGGCATCTACGGCGGAGTCGTGGGCTACCTCGACTTTGCCGGCGATATGGATATGGCGATCGCGATCCGCTCCGCGCTGCTCAAGGGCGGACGCGCCTATGTGCAGGCCGGCGGCGGCATCGTGAACGATTCCAAGTTCGCCGACGAGGCATTGGAGACCGTGAACAAGGCGGCCGCGCCATTGCGCGCCGTTTGGGCCGCGCAATCCATGCACGCAGCACATACCATCAACACCGAACTAGGTGAACGCAAGTGA
- a CDS encoding Trp biosynthesis-associated membrane protein, with amino-acid sequence MKKLTSARYLAMVGVLGALLGFWSATRTWITVDVAASSVQIPQIVIDGASAAASVTAVCVVVLAASLALLIAGKIARYIIAALSLLAGVSAIAAGAGALGDPQAVAATAVAEATGLAQNAGDYSVTAWPVIAIAAGILMALQAVLTFAFARHWPTKASKYDRQAAKSASVPKDASSRSIANWEQLSAGEDPTSEAK; translated from the coding sequence GTGAAGAAATTGACCAGTGCCCGGTACCTGGCCATGGTTGGCGTGCTCGGCGCCCTGCTGGGATTCTGGTCCGCAACCCGAACCTGGATCACCGTGGACGTGGCCGCCAGCTCGGTGCAGATCCCGCAGATCGTGATCGACGGCGCGAGCGCTGCCGCATCGGTCACCGCCGTGTGCGTGGTTGTGCTCGCCGCGTCGCTGGCCCTGCTGATTGCCGGAAAGATCGCCCGCTATATCATCGCGGCGCTGAGCCTGCTGGCCGGCGTGTCGGCAATTGCCGCGGGAGCCGGCGCGCTGGGCGATCCGCAGGCCGTGGCGGCCACCGCCGTGGCCGAGGCGACCGGCCTGGCCCAAAATGCGGGCGACTACTCGGTGACCGCGTGGCCGGTGATCGCCATTGCGGCGGGCATCCTGATGGCCCTCCAGGCGGTGCTGACGTTTGCCTTCGCGCGCCACTGGCCAACCAAAGCCAGCAAGTACGACCGCCAGGCAGCCAAGAGCGCCAGCGTGCCCAAGGACGCCTCCTCGCGGAGCATCGCGAACTGGGAGCAGCTTTCGGCCGGCGAGGATCCTACCTCCGAAGCCAAATAG
- a CDS encoding TIGR03085 family metal-binding protein, which translates to MHLVQASRLALAETLLAAGPTADTLCDGWQTRHLAAHLVVRERSILAAGVVFKPLSKKLEAKVNELANAAQSPERYASLIRTFRSGPAKYSPFVIDKFDQAANLSEYFIHTEDVRRARAQWAPRVLDKEYTELLWQSLTRMSRVLFRKAPVGIILTRPDGQRHVAKKAPNAVSITGPVTELMLYGFGRIDQSLVLFEGGETALEIVKGFKPGF; encoded by the coding sequence ATGCACTTAGTTCAGGCTTCCAGACTCGCGTTGGCTGAGACCTTGCTTGCCGCAGGTCCTACCGCTGACACTCTTTGCGACGGGTGGCAAACCCGTCATCTTGCCGCGCACCTTGTTGTGCGCGAGCGATCGATCCTTGCCGCGGGCGTGGTTTTCAAGCCCCTGTCCAAGAAGCTCGAGGCCAAGGTCAATGAGCTCGCCAATGCGGCGCAGTCCCCTGAACGCTATGCCTCGCTCATCCGCACTTTCCGCTCGGGTCCGGCAAAGTACTCGCCGTTTGTCATCGACAAGTTCGATCAGGCAGCAAACCTCTCCGAGTACTTCATCCACACCGAAGATGTCCGGCGTGCCCGTGCACAGTGGGCACCGCGCGTTTTGGACAAGGAATATACGGAGCTTCTCTGGCAGTCCCTGACTCGCATGTCGCGCGTCCTCTTCCGCAAGGCTCCCGTCGGAATCATCTTGACCCGCCCGGACGGCCAGCGGCACGTAGCGAAAAAGGCACCAAACGCCGTGTCGATCACTGGTCCGGTCACTGAATTGATGCTCTACGGTTTCGGGCGCATCGATCAGAGCCTCGTGCTTTTTGAAGGCGGAGAGACCGCCCTGGAAATCGTCAAAGGCTTCAAGCCCGGGTTCTAG
- the trpC gene encoding indole-3-glycerol phosphate synthase TrpC — MTVLDDIIAGVREDLGARRATTSLEAIKAAAAEAAPARDAFAALGGGDQQDARDHALRVISEVKRKSPSKGALAEIAEPAVLAAEYEAGGASVISVLTEARRFGGSLADLDAVRAAVQIPVLRKDFTVDEYQIYEARAHGADLVLLIVAALDDQLLKTFLELTHQLGMNALVETHTEEEIQRALKAGAKIIGVNVRNLKTLDVDPATFGKLAPLIPAEAVIIAESGVESTEQVAQYGAAGADAILVGEALVKHANPRSTVAEFITAGTEAKPQR, encoded by the coding sequence TTGACTGTTCTTGATGACATCATCGCGGGCGTCCGGGAAGACCTGGGCGCCCGTCGCGCAACCACCAGCCTAGAGGCCATCAAGGCCGCCGCCGCTGAAGCTGCCCCGGCCCGCGACGCATTCGCGGCCTTGGGCGGCGGCGACCAGCAGGACGCACGGGATCACGCCCTGCGGGTGATTTCCGAGGTCAAGCGCAAGTCCCCATCCAAGGGCGCGCTGGCGGAGATTGCCGAGCCTGCCGTTCTGGCCGCCGAGTACGAGGCCGGAGGCGCCTCGGTGATTTCGGTGCTCACCGAAGCCCGCCGCTTTGGCGGTTCGCTGGCTGACCTGGATGCTGTGCGCGCGGCGGTGCAGATTCCGGTGCTCCGCAAGGACTTCACGGTTGATGAGTACCAGATTTACGAGGCCCGGGCCCACGGCGCGGACCTCGTATTGCTCATTGTTGCGGCGCTGGATGATCAGTTGCTGAAAACTTTCCTAGAATTAACGCATCAGCTGGGAATGAACGCCCTGGTCGAGACGCACACCGAGGAAGAAATCCAGCGTGCGCTGAAGGCCGGAGCAAAGATCATCGGGGTCAACGTGCGCAATTTGAAGACGCTCGACGTCGATCCTGCGACCTTCGGCAAGCTTGCCCCGCTGATCCCAGCCGAAGCGGTGATCATCGCCGAATCCGGTGTTGAATCCACCGAGCAGGTCGCCCAGTACGGCGCGGCCGGCGCCGATGCCATCCTGGTGGGCGAGGCCCTGGTGAAGCACGCGAATCCGCGATCCACCGTCGCCGAGTTCATCACCGCCGGAACCGAAGCCAAACCGCAGCGCTAG
- the hisI gene encoding phosphoribosyl-AMP cyclohydrolase has protein sequence MSTSNDGSNLSPETPGLDPAIADRLKRDGNGLVAAIAQQYDTGKVLMLGWMDDEALHRTLTTGRVTFYSRSRQEYWRKGDTSGHFQFVKSVALDCDGDALLVQVDQVGAACHTGTETCFTDRQLPAAIGNRPE, from the coding sequence ATGTCTACTTCTAACGACGGCTCGAATTTGAGCCCCGAAACCCCAGGCCTGGATCCAGCCATTGCCGATCGGCTCAAGCGTGATGGCAATGGGCTAGTCGCCGCGATCGCGCAGCAATACGACACGGGCAAGGTGCTGATGCTCGGCTGGATGGACGACGAGGCGCTGCACCGCACCTTGACCACGGGACGGGTGACCTTCTACTCGCGCTCCCGGCAGGAATATTGGCGCAAAGGCGATACCTCTGGCCACTTCCAGTTCGTCAAGTCAGTCGCTTTGGACTGCGATGGCGACGCATTGCTGGTGCAGGTGGACCAGGTGGGGGCAGCATGCCACACCGGGACCGAGACCTGCTTTACCGATCGCCAGCTGCCAGCTGCGATCGGCAATCGCCCCGAATAG